A part of Planococcus sp. MB-3u-03 genomic DNA contains:
- a CDS encoding M24 family metallopeptidase, which translates to MKLIKLREQMQKRELDSLLVTNPYNLRFITGFTGTAGLALITPNDAWFITDFRYTEQAGEQVKEFKVVQAQKGLIDEVARIATEAAVERLAFEQDYMTFATYSQYQEKLSATLEPVSGLIEKLRMVKSPEELEVLKAAAKIADDAFEHICSYIKAGMTELEVSNELEFFMRSQGATSSSFDIIVASGLRSALPHGVASDKKIEQGDLITLDFGALYNGYVSDITRTVAVGEPSDKLKEIYQVVLDSQVLALEKIKPGMTGIEADAIARDYIKSKGYGEAFGHSTGHGIGLEVHEGPGLSFRSETVLEPGMAVTVEPGIYLPGIGGVRIEDDILITETGNERLTHSSKELRIL; encoded by the coding sequence ATGAAATTGATAAAACTGCGCGAACAAATGCAAAAGCGGGAACTGGATTCCCTGCTGGTGACAAATCCGTACAATCTTCGTTTTATTACAGGCTTCACCGGAACGGCTGGGCTTGCGCTCATCACGCCGAATGATGCTTGGTTCATTACCGATTTCCGCTACACGGAACAGGCAGGGGAGCAAGTCAAAGAATTCAAAGTGGTCCAAGCGCAAAAAGGCTTGATTGACGAAGTGGCGCGCATTGCTACAGAAGCGGCAGTCGAGCGGCTGGCATTCGAACAGGATTATATGACCTTTGCGACCTATTCGCAGTATCAGGAAAAATTATCTGCTACGCTCGAACCGGTCAGCGGGTTGATCGAAAAGCTGCGCATGGTGAAATCGCCTGAAGAACTTGAAGTGCTAAAAGCAGCAGCCAAGATCGCCGACGATGCGTTTGAGCATATTTGCTCCTACATCAAGGCAGGGATGACAGAACTTGAAGTTTCAAATGAACTGGAATTCTTCATGCGTTCACAAGGTGCAACTTCTTCTTCGTTCGACATCATTGTCGCATCGGGCTTGCGTTCAGCATTGCCTCATGGTGTCGCATCAGACAAGAAAATCGAACAAGGCGACCTTATCACGCTTGATTTCGGTGCTTTGTATAATGGCTATGTATCGGACATCACGCGCACGGTTGCAGTCGGTGAACCATCCGACAAGCTCAAGGAAATTTATCAGGTGGTCTTGGATTCACAAGTGTTGGCACTTGAGAAAATCAAGCCGGGCATGACCGGGATCGAAGCGGATGCCATCGCACGCGATTACATCAAGTCAAAAGGCTACGGAGAAGCGTTTGGGCATTCGACCGGCCACGGCATCGGCCTCGAAGTCCATGAAGGCCCAGGACTATCGTTCCGCTCAGAAACCGTCCTTGAACCCGGGATGGCGGTCACGGTCGAACCGGGCATCTATTTGCCGGGAATTGGCGGAGTGCGCATCGAAGATGATATACTGATTACCGAAACGGGGAATGAGCGCTTGACGCATTCTTCAAAAGAGCTTCGCATTTTATAA
- the aroQ gene encoding type II 3-dehydroquinate dehydratase, with amino-acid sequence MRVLVLNGPNLNRLGKREKKAYGSFTLQELEQELADFAESEGFELICRQSNHEGELIDWIHGADDDAISGIVLNAGAYTHTSIAIRDAIASVQVPVVEVHISNIHAREEFRHHSHIAPVAIGQIAGFGKDVYRLGLQSLLLRQQKG; translated from the coding sequence GAGTCCTGGTGTTGAACGGTCCCAATTTGAACCGTCTCGGCAAACGCGAAAAAAAAGCGTACGGAAGTTTTACATTGCAGGAGCTGGAGCAGGAACTGGCGGATTTCGCAGAAAGTGAAGGCTTTGAGCTGATCTGCCGGCAGTCGAATCACGAAGGCGAACTGATCGACTGGATCCACGGTGCTGACGATGATGCCATTTCCGGCATCGTCTTGAATGCCGGTGCCTATACGCATACGAGCATCGCGATACGCGACGCCATCGCATCGGTCCAAGTGCCGGTCGTTGAAGTACATATTTCCAATATCCATGCACGTGAAGAGTTCCGCCACCATTCCCATATCGCGCCCGTAGCCATCGGGCAAATCGCCGGCTTCGGCAAGGACGTCTATCGGCTGGGGCTCCAGTCGCTCTTGCTTCGACAACAGAAAGGATGA